A region of the Vigna unguiculata cultivar IT97K-499-35 chromosome 9, ASM411807v1, whole genome shotgun sequence genome:
GCATGATTTGACAATATTAATATTCTCCATATTCACCCTTTTGTGACAATCATTCTTCTCAAGACTTTTCTTTTATCACAGTTCAAGAATATTGTAATTAAGCTTACCCAGGTGATAAAAGGCAcacaaaattgagaaaaaaaaaccattGTTGAATTTAGCTATTTTGAAGTGAATAAAGTTTTCATGTTTATTATCCTTCTGTTAAGTTTCTGTAATTTCTTCTTTAGCAGATTTTCAAGAGTGGACCACTTTTCATTTCATCCAAAGGTATGCTTTTCTCTATTAACTTGCATATTTTCTTCTAAGAAGCTAAACACTTATCTCTAGTTATCAATTTTGTTAGGCTTGAAAGCATTTTGGATGTACTTGTAGCATGTTTTTATCAAAGTAAAAGAGTTTTATATAGGTTTTTATCATAAAGGGGAAATTCGTATAGTAAATGGCAGGGGATGATTATTTATGCcaagaaatgagaaaataaatgttacaacatcactaattttctttttaggCCTTTTACAATTATCATTGGGATTTTTCTTAATGTATAGGAATTGGATGGACATCTTGGAAGAAAAGATGGTTTATTTTAACACAAACTTCACTTGTTTTCTTCAGGAGTGATCcagtaagtaattttttttagcaTCTACTTTATTCATATTGTTCAATTGACTTTGGGATTcattcaattttagaaaaaaatgctTTAGTTTTTCAAGTTTTAGTTATTTTGATTAAGAGTATATCAATagataatagaaataattatatttattatcaaacTGATCATTATCTTATAAGAGTcataatattttacaattattcaTGAAGAAAAATGGTGATCATGCTTTTTATATGGTATTGAATTTAAGATGGATATATGGTACCCACTTGAGGCACTATTACATTATTAATTGTCCTTATTTGATTAGGCATAAATCATGATAGAATGGCCTTGCACTTGAAATTGATATCTATTGTGATAACAAGAAGAAACTAGAAATGATAAGTGGAATGTTAATTAACTATGTAAAAAGTTATACTTTCAAACTTTCTTGCTTATACTTTTTGGATAGAATTTTGAACATTGTTGCATTGCCAAAATGgattctttatattatttcatcATAAGTAGTTTTAAGTGAGTCGTGTGAAATGAAATAAACCTTATAAATATAGCCACACATGCGAACTAACATGTTTATTAAGATTTCCTTTGTTTCTAAGCTTgttatcatattcatatttgtgttttttctctGCAGAATGCAATCCCTCAAAAGGGAAATGAAGTTAATTTGACCCTTGGAGGCATTGACCTCAACAATTCAGGCAGGTTGGCTTGTTTTTCACATCTACacattttaacttttgtttaatCTTTATGTTTGTACTGTGAAAATAGCAGTATTGTAAAGTTTCGTGACCTCCTGCAActtttcttgtaaaattttgtaGTGTTGTTATCAAAGCAGATAAGAAACTTTTGACTGTGCAATTTCCTGATGTTCATGATGGACGAGCATTCACACTTAAGGtgctttattttcctttcttctttagAAAGATATTTGCTTATGTGATGCTCTGGTTTTTGTTTCTCTTCAATTTTATGTTCTCCATATGCATGATATATGTTCTCTTCAATTCAACAGACAGATACAAAGAGAAACACAGACAAGGAATGTAGGATGCACAAACTTTtattatcttctaaatattaTTCCATTGTTGGTGTTGTAGGCTGAAACCATGGAGGATTTATACGAGTGGAAGACTGCACTTGAGAATGCTTTAGCACTGGCACCTAGTGCTACCAATGGAACGGAGCAAAATGGTATCTCTGATAACCAGTGTATGCTCTTGTTATAATTGTGCTTTACCAATACATTTTGCCACAGAGTTCATACCCCGTGGCTCATAAACTAAAAATGTCGTTCAAAATCTATATACAATGATTTAATAAACAGTTTTATTATCACCATGTAAATGTTTTGAACAACAACTATTGTTAAGTTTGTTTCCTTTCATATTGGATCCTTGACATGAACATTACACATCTATCTCTACAGTGATAATGGTAATGGTATCTGATTGAGTCTCTTCTGTCATTTGGGTTGCTTCTATAATATATGTAGAGTGTCTTGGTTGTTAATTTTTATGCGATAATACTTATGCTTAATACAGTAAAAGACTATAActtttaattctcttttataTGATTTTCCTGCACTTCTATAGTGAAGGATAGAGAACCGGCTAAATCTACTGTTATTGGTCGACCAATTTTACTTGCATTGGAGGATGTTGATGGAACTCCATCATTCTTGGAGAAAGCCCTAACATTCATAGAAGAGCATGGTGggttttctttctctctttatctggctttatatatatatgttatgtgTACAGAAAATTTATAAGGTGACAGCTTAAAagtaaagttaattattttcctTGAGCCAATACCAAGACAAAACAGTGCTTCTGGTACTGGTAAAAGGTTTCATATGATGAATCTAATGAATGTTATAATATAGGAGCAAATGTGGAAGGAATCTTGCGACAAGCAGCTGATGTTGATGAAGTTGAACGTCGAGTTCGGGAATATGAACAaggtttgtgttttttattttttgttcaggGCTAATCTTTTAACTACATATTCTCACATGTTTAGCCATTGAGAACTGCAATTGTATTTCAGGCTTTGTCAAATAAGTACTTTAAGTAATATGTTGAGCGTTGTTTATCGATAAGAGAACTCCTTATCATATATGTAAACTAATAAAAGACTACTCATTTAGCTAAATTTTCTTCAACATTTTCACAAGCATTTAATATGCAAGGGTCAATCTTTCCAAAATAATACCATGGATGAAAAATATGGAGTTCTGCagttttccctttttcttagTCAAAATCACTCATAAGATATTATGCTCTTGGGTATTATGACACATGGTTGCAGGAAGAGTTGAATTTTCTCCAGATGAAGATGCACATGTAATTGGAGACTGTATCAAGGTATATTTTCATGGTAAACCAAAGTGATGATACCTTTTTAGTAAtacattattgttatttttttcttatttctgtAAATTTTTAGCATGTACTTCGCGAATTGCCATCTTCTCCAGTCCCCGCATCTTGTTGCAAGGCACTGTTAGAATCTTGTCGAAAGTGTGGTCTGTTCTTCCATCTTTACTTCATTTTAGTCTTTCCATTGcttatgtttttgtttgtaaAGTTTATTTTCTCTAATGGTTGTCAAATGAAAAGTTTTTCCATTGAAAATTAGAATGTATGAATTGGCACACGAAAACTTCTAATTCTAATgcaaatttttaacttttttgacAATCtattcaaaagaagaaatagggTCTTCcttctttgattttatttagaaaatatcgcgataactttttttttaaaatttatatagatGCCATGAtgaagtttaattataattcattcTTTGAAATTGCCGCAATAATTAGGAACTGAGCGTGGTAGTAGGGTTGCTGCTATGCGTGAAGCAATAAACGACACTTTCCCAGAACCAAATCGCCGCTTATTGCAAAGGTGTTTGATAGataactttatattattttcatttaatttctttttatttacaacccatttatttcttcttctttttttgttattttatatgctTAATTTCAAGGTTTATAATGAGTACtcttattatttagttattaattCAATCATCGagttttttattgttgatttgGTATAGTCTTGTGCAGTCAACAACCTACTAAATTGCAAAAGTTAATCAGTCAAGTGTCAATGATTTATGATAAAGTCAATTAACAAAAAGAACAAGCATGCTTGTAGGAAACATGCCTTTTAAATGTTTGATTATTGTCCAAAAAGCACTGCATATGCAAGTTTAAATAAAGGATATCTCTTCCTGCACCTGCATGGGTgggaaaaagtgaaaaataccCTTAGTCTATTTTTCAGATCATGTTTTGACAATGTAAGTTGTTGATTTCATTCTTGTACAGAATACTAATGATGATGCAAAGTGTGGCTTCTCGCAAAGCTGTGAATAGAATGAGCTCTTCAGCTGTGGCAGCTTGCATGGCGCCTTTACTTCTTCGACCACTTTTGGCCGGAGAATGTGAaattgaaaatgattttgatgTAGGTGGTGATGGTTCTATTCAACTCTTACAAGCTGCTGCTGCGGCAAACCATGCTCAAGCAATTTGTATAACCTTATTAGAAGAATATAACAGCATATTTGGGGtaattatgttttcatttttctttcatggCTTCCATATACAAATTATGAAACTGTGTGGTATTCATATGCTCTCTTGAATCATTTCTTAGACGTTTTATGCTTGCATGTTGAATTGAACTTGCCtcgttacaatttttttcttctaatttagaAGCAGAGCATTACTTATTGGTTGAGTTCCTTTTCATTAAATACATCACATGAAATAtttctgcaaattttttaatattcatgcAGCTGACTCACCTAATGAGCTAATTCTTGATTGTTATTGCTGTTTTCTCTTCACATTGCTAAGTTCTTAGTGTTCTAACAGGAAGGTTCCATGTCCCCTGACATATACACTGACTCAGATGAAGTGAGTGGATCTGAGAGTGAGGAGGAGGCAACTGATGATGACGTGTCctatgaagatgatgaagaatatgatgaagaagacgaagaagatgatgatgaatcAGTACATGATAGTGAAGGAGAAGATGATCTTGTCAGTGAATCGTACAGTGGAAGTGAAGATTCAGAGGCCGATTACGAGGTTCAaacttgattttatttatttcgcGACcactaaaaaagtatttatgtTCAAAATTCATTCAAATGAATCTATGCTTAGACAAGAAGTGACATGGTTATCgttaattattcatatttattaatagtttttGGTAATGAACAGGAGCATGACCATGCTAGTTCAAGTTCGAAATCCTCAGTTTTGACTGACAAATCTAAAGCCACTCGAAAGTCATCATCAAAGTCACTGGAAGTCTCGGTGCCTCAAAAAGATATCAAAAGCTCTGAACATCTCACGAGTCCAAAGAAGAGTGACTACGGTGATCAGTCCAATAAGCGTGCTGATAGAGATGCTATTGATGAAGCTGCAttgcaaaatttaaattctccTGGCCCTGCTATAAAGAAATCCAACACCATGTCCAATGGCCCAGCACCTCGTCACCGCACCACACTGGGGCGCACCTCAgtaagtaaatttttaaaaattggtgATATGATTTTTTATCTTGCCAATTATGCCTTAAGTTGGTTAAAATTTTCTCttctaattttgaattttacttCCGTTTAGTTGCTTTTCTTTGAGTTAAATTACCGCCGTATAATAAGTTagtgttttttctcttcttttgcaTTCTGCGCAGGCAAGGAAGAATCTTTCCATGGAATCCATTGATTTTCCTGTAGAAGACGAGTAAGTAATTGACATCTATCAATTGTATGCGATTACCTTGCTCTTATATTgttcatattttatctaatttgtAGCCTATTTATCCATCTCTCAACTACGCAATTGAAGGATCAAACTCTCCTGCCTAACTGCTTTATTACATATTTGTATGCTTGAATTTATGTCAACAAGAATCTAGTATTATATCCATATGGAAAGATAAAAATCCAGTAGTTTGTTTTCCTTCTCATGTTAAAAACCAGGAAAGTTGAGTAGCCAAGAAAAAATTACTTCTTATGACTGTCTTTCTGCGTCCAAATCTTTAATGTTAGAGTGACCTCGTCCATAGCTGCTGGAAGTTTACTGCcacttaaatataaattcacAGAAAGATAATCTTAGTGGTTCTAAATGTTTACCATAACTTGCTGTTAACACTTTGATTTAAGGAGGAGCAGAGAGTGTGCGTGTCTGTCGTTAGTTTCTTCATGTTTCTGTGTGACTAATTTATGTTTCTAACTGTAGGGATGAAATTGAAAGGCTTGAAGCTGCCAGGTCAGAATTACAAACTCAAATTGCAGAGCAGGTATGTTCTTGAACTCCTTTCTGAATCAGATTGTGAATTTTTCAAGTCAATTGATGAGTTTGGGTTGCCCTTGTAGGTGAAGGCAAATGCAGAGCTGCAAGCTCAAGTGGATAATCAAAAGAAAGCCTTGGACGAGCGTCGTGTTTCTCTTGAGCAGGATGTATGTGCATTATGAGACAAGTTACCGTCTCTCTGCATGCAAATAAATTGAGCTAATTTTTCTTTTCGCAGGTTGCTAGACTACAGGAACAGTTGAACAAGGAGAAGAATTCTCGGGCAGCTCTTGAGGTAGGACTTTTGCATATGATTTACCCAATATTGGTGAAAAGTCTTGTCAAATTCAGTCAAAGACGGTTTGACTTTTGATCATGCAATTCTTTCATGATATCTGAATCTTATACAGAACAAAGCAGAGCTTGAGGAATTAGCTCTGATAGAAGCAGATCTTGCCAGTTTAGAGTGGAAGGTTGGAGAAATTGTGGCTAGGCTTAATGCACAACTTGATAAGAATCTTGGAACTACTTCTGAGTTCTCTAATCAACCACGACAGTTGTCAAATCAGGAAAGAAGATTGTATGTTTATCCTTACTCTTATGTTTGATATTgcatttcttcttcttgttcttctttAACAATCTCGAACGCCTAATTGTTTCAATGTTCATACAACTTTTTTTGTTAGCGATATTTCTTCGCACGTCTGTGTGGAAGTCCTTTTGGCACTTGACTGTTTTATTTGCTTGGTTTTTGTTTCCACTTAACTGTTTCTTTTTCCATCGAAATTGTAtggataattaaattttacttgtATTGGCAGAAAATACAAGGCAGATGCTGAAGCTGCTGCCTCAACACAATCTGATAGATCAACAAATAAGGTAAAAATCTGCAGTAACGATGTAGGATTTATTCCAAAGCATCTGCCACATGCAGAAATGTCAATCTTTAAGAGCAATATTGTAGGGAGAGTCCATAAACCCATCATTAAGTATATGATTGATACTTTTAAAACCAAAAGTAactcaataatataataaaaaaggcTCAGGCCTTGTTTTGTCTTTCTATACTGTCATAGGAAATCAATACCCCAGACATGCTTTATCTGGTCACTTATTTGAACTCCATAGCAAGTTTTGTCTTTCTCCCGAACATACTTATTTATGATGTTAATAGTTAATTGCTAGACCACAAATTGCATCTTTCTTACGTTGTTACCTCTAAAATTTTGTCGTTTTAAAGCCAAAGATGGTCTTACATTTTTCATGTGACTTTATACTAGAAAATAACTATGTTTGCTAAAAAAGATGATAGTAACTTGCATTTTATCATTTCTTAAACCAAGGGTACGGTAACGGCCCAACAGGACACTCATACTGTCGGAGCAGAAAGTGATACTGAGCGAAAGCCAGAGTCAACTCCTTTACCAAACAAACATCCACCAAGTAGCTCCAAGCGATCAGGTTCAAAGGGAGAGGTATGTTTGGTAAACTTAATCTAGTTCCAGCGATCTAGTTTTGATCTAGCTCAAGTAGCTCCAACATTTTCTTCTGTGTTATCGTAACTACTACCCAATACCCCTCATCCATCCAAAAGtcaataaaaatgacaagtctATCAAGTTTCAAGCTCCTATTCtatcaaattaatttcatatatagCATTTTTCATGCAAAGAACGTAACGTGTTTTTTATCCATGTTATTTTCTATTCCAGCATCATTTTCACTTGTATAACATTTAGTTATATAAGGCAAGGTAAAATCTGAGTTTCTATGGAAGATAGTTAAGTTACCTAGCTGTTAGCCAGGTAACTAAATAGTTTGTCATGTATTTCAGTTGGATGATAAACCTTGATACTGCAAATTAATAGGAGTAGAGATAGACTAGATAGACTTATTTATTCAAAATGATTTCACAACAGGGAGGAAATTCCACTCCTTCTGGACTCACAAAACTGACAACCAGACTGAACCTTTTGAAGGTGGCCCGAAACCAGATTGCAAATGAACTCCAAAACTTGGATAAAGGGCGAGACTCAAGTCGCTCGTCACACAATGCGGAAAAGGGAAAAGGGTCTGAGCGTCATCAAGCACTTCCATCCCCCAAAACATATGCAGGGTCTGAATCTGTGCCAAACCAGGAAAAAGGTAAGGGGTCAGAATCTTCAGACAAAGGACCAAGCAAAGGAAAATCATCTCAACAAAGTTCATCAGAGAAACTTAAGAAATCGGACAGTCATCCAGCTCACCACACTGAtggatggaatcaacaaccaaaacacttggaaagaggaagatcagatggcGGCCATCAGACTTATAATGTGGACAAAGGCCGGTGATTGTAAGGCCAATCAGTCTTCTTTTCTTCTAAAACAAAATCCACATGTATTCAGTGTTATTGTTGTCCATGTTCGGATTTGCTTATGTCTTTCAACAATGTTGTGTGATTTATAAAATACAGTGAGAAGACTCTCTTTGATAAGATTGCTACACGATCCCTCCTTATTCAAACCAGAGAAGCATTCATTTTCCCCCAAAAGCACCCGTGACATGAGCCAGACTGTTTGTAACTTAGCATGATGATTTGCATTTACATTATCGTATTTGTATCTGCAATAACGTTTGAGTTGTTTGGCA
Encoded here:
- the LOC114164580 gene encoding rho GTPase-activating protein REN1-like; its protein translation is MNNTNPELSQGNGGASYGYSQSGSQDHQTRSQGGGTGNMIFKSGPLFISSKGIGWTSWKKRWFILTQTSLVFFRSDPNAIPQKGNEVNLTLGGIDLNNSGSVVIKADKKLLTVQFPDVHDGRAFTLKAETMEDLYEWKTALENALALAPSATNGTEQNVKDREPAKSTVIGRPILLALEDVDGTPSFLEKALTFIEEHGANVEGILRQAADVDEVERRVREYEQGRVEFSPDEDAHVIGDCIKHVLRELPSSPVPASCCKALLESCRKCGTERGSRVAAMREAINDTFPEPNRRLLQRILMMMQSVASRKAVNRMSSSAVAACMAPLLLRPLLAGECEIENDFDVGGDGSIQLLQAAAAANHAQAICITLLEEYNSIFGEGSMSPDIYTDSDEVSGSESEEEATDDDVSYEDDEEYDEEDEEDDDESVHDSEGEDDLVSESYSGSEDSEADYEEHDHASSSSKSSVLTDKSKATRKSSSKSLEVSVPQKDIKSSEHLTSPKKSDYGDQSNKRADRDAIDEAALQNLNSPGPAIKKSNTMSNGPAPRHRTTLGRTSARKNLSMESIDFPVEDEDEIERLEAARSELQTQIAEQVKANAELQAQVDNQKKALDERRVSLEQDVARLQEQLNKEKNSRAALENKAELEELALIEADLASLEWKVGEIVARLNAQLDKNLGTTSEFSNQPRQLSNQERRLKYKADAEAAASTQSDRSTNKGTVTAQQDTHTVGAESDTERKPESTPLPNKHPPSSSKRSGSKGEGGNSTPSGLTKLTTRLNLLKVARNQIANELQNLDKGRDSSRSSHNAEKGKGSERHQALPSPKTYAGSESVPNQEKGKGSESSDKGPSKGKSSQQSSSEKLKKSDSHPAHHTDGWNQQPKHLERGRSDGGHQTYNVDKGR